One Pectinophora gossypiella chromosome 9, ilPecGoss1.1, whole genome shotgun sequence genomic region harbors:
- the LOC126369785 gene encoding uncharacterized protein LOC126369785, which translates to MERQWTTDEFENTDNFTNPDDIITLEDEEPLPGPSGLPTPPAATASHTSNNEELINEGQSVDEPSALDPEILQILGDDPNNLKEYGELLHKDLASRWSHIVMNGLDKEIKQELLKKYLTPENCKNLKAPKLNLEVKAALNDFSIKKDSYNQTKQNQLSSALAAIGSALNMILTSKDSSNQVFQQLIQPLSDAARLICDCHYKESVSRRFDITKTLNKETKDMVKNSKIDEYLFGSDLVDQLKSHKAIAKSGLEMKAANTVRVAFRQTPTIQTHRGALNARGTTRVPVGGTRRNPTPRRPAQAPVREQQYSQHTSNPATATRNYNSRARTTTRRR; encoded by the exons ATGG AAAGACAATGGACAAcggatgaattcgaaaacacagATAATTTCACAAATCCAGACGACATCATCACCTTAGAAGATGAGGAACCTTTACCTGGCCCATCAGGACTGCCAACCCCGCCAGCGGCCACTGCATCACATACATCCAACAATGAAGAACTCATTAACGAAGGTCAGTCGGTGGACGAACCCTCTGCTTTGGATCCTGAAATCCTTCAAATATTAGGCGATGATCCTAACAATCTAAAGGAGTATGGCGAACTTCTTCATAAAGACTTAGCATCAAGGTGGTCGCATATAGTAATGAACGGATTAGACAAAGAAATTAAGCAGGAACTTTTAAAAAAGTACCTTACACCTGAAAATTGTAAAAACCTAAAAGCACCTAAACTTAATTTGGAAGTTAAAGCTGCACTGAATGACTTCAGCATAAAGAAGGATTCCTATAATCAGACGAAGCAAAATCAGCTGTCGAGCGCACTTGCCGCTATAGGATCAGCTTTAAATATGATACTTACATCAAAAGATTCGTCAAACCAAGTATTCCAACAACTAATACAACCTCTTAGTGACGCTGCTCGCTTAATCTGTGATTGTCATTACAAAGAATCCGTTTCTAGAAGATTCGATATTACAAAGACATTAAATAAAGAAACCAAAGATATGGTAAAAAACAGCAAAATTGATGAATACCTGTTTGGATCAGATTTAGTCGATCAATTAAAGTCTCACAAAGCTATTGCCAAGTCTGGGTTGGAGATGAAAGCAGCAAACACTGTGCGTGTGGCCTTTAGACAAACTCCGACAATCCAAACTCATCGGGGAGCTTTAAACGCGAGGGGGACGACGCGGGTACCTGTCGGCGGGACGCGTCGAAATCCCACACCTCGGAGGCCGGCGCAGGCACCAGTGCGAGAACAACAATACTCGCAGCACACATCCAACCCCGCTACGGCGACGCGGAATTACAACTCGCGTGCACGAACGACGACGCGGAGGCGATAG